In Halobaculum sp. XH14, a single genomic region encodes these proteins:
- a CDS encoding glutathione S-transferase family protein translates to MSDATNMLVDGEWRTDVRRDTGDGGEFERDETSFRNWIDGAVPEAGAEPVENPEFPAEPGRYHVYINRACPWAHRVAMTRALNGLEDVISLSLSKPERADEGWEFSEEQPDPLYGSEYLREIYTRADDEYTGRVTVPVLWDKERETIVNNESEEIMRTLDTAFDEFGNGVDLYPEAYREEIDERIADVYPRINNGVYRAGFAGTQAAYDDAVDDLFDALDEYERRLSDRRYLVGDRLTEADVATFATLVRFDHVYHTHFRCNRRAIHEYPNLWGYTKDVFQTPGIEGTVNLDHITRHYYKSHESLNPKRIVPTGPDVDFSAPHARDSKPGLSFEELAEDATAD, encoded by the coding sequence GGCGCACCGACGTCAGGCGGGACACCGGCGACGGCGGCGAGTTCGAGCGGGACGAGACCAGCTTCCGGAACTGGATCGACGGCGCGGTGCCCGAGGCCGGCGCGGAGCCGGTCGAGAACCCCGAGTTCCCGGCCGAGCCCGGCCGCTACCACGTCTACATCAACCGGGCGTGCCCGTGGGCTCACCGGGTCGCGATGACGCGCGCCCTGAACGGACTGGAGGACGTCATCTCGCTCTCGCTCAGCAAGCCCGAGCGTGCCGACGAGGGCTGGGAGTTCTCCGAGGAACAGCCCGATCCGCTGTACGGCTCCGAGTACCTCCGCGAGATCTACACCCGTGCCGACGACGAGTACACCGGCCGCGTGACCGTGCCGGTGCTGTGGGACAAAGAGCGGGAGACCATCGTCAACAACGAGAGCGAGGAGATCATGCGGACCCTCGACACCGCGTTCGACGAGTTCGGCAACGGCGTCGACCTCTACCCCGAGGCGTACCGCGAGGAGATCGACGAGCGCATCGCCGACGTCTACCCCCGGATCAACAACGGCGTCTACCGCGCCGGCTTCGCCGGGACCCAGGCGGCCTACGACGACGCCGTCGACGACCTGTTCGACGCGCTGGACGAGTACGAACGGCGGCTCTCCGACCGGCGCTACCTTGTCGGCGACAGGCTCACCGAGGCCGACGTGGCGACGTTCGCCACGCTGGTCCGGTTCGATCACGTCTACCACACCCACTTCCGGTGTAACCGCCGGGCGATCCACGAGTACCCGAACCTCTGGGGGTACACGAAGGACGTGTTCCAGACTCCCGGCATCGAGGGGACGGTGAACCTCGATCACATCACGCGGCACTACTACAAGTCCCACGAGAGCCTGAACCCGAAACGCATCGTCCCGACTGGCCCCGACGTCGACTTCTCCGCGCCGCACGCCCGCGACAGCAAGCCCGGACTGTCGTTCGAGGAACTGGCCGAGGACGCGACGGCCGACTGA
- a CDS encoding pyridoxal phosphate-dependent aminotransferase: MPSPTARVRACDRSRIRLMFDLADEAERAGRDPVRLEVGEPDFDTPEHVTEAAFDAARGGATHYTSNAGLPALREAIADTLAAEFGVRRTAGEVVVTTGGMEALHLAVLATVGPGEDLLIPSPGWSNYWTQARLADANPVEVPMPAPDYDLDAERVIDRMGPDTAAVMLCSPSNPTGRVADPDAVRAIVETAAEHDAYVVSDEVYGALTYDRDPESTASMTGNPEHVLTVGSCSKAYAMTGWRVGWLAGTSDVVDEATKVRESTTACAPSMAQHAAIAALTGPQEPFEAMHEAFRERRDYVDDRLADMDGVTAPRPEGAFYAFLDPETDEASLPLAERLLDEGGVVLAPGDGFGEAGRGQLRLSFANSLARLEEGLDRIEATI; the protein is encoded by the coding sequence ATGCCCAGCCCCACCGCTCGCGTCCGCGCCTGTGACCGCTCCCGCATCCGCCTCATGTTCGACCTCGCAGACGAGGCCGAGCGCGCGGGGCGGGACCCGGTGCGCCTGGAGGTCGGCGAACCAGACTTCGACACGCCCGAACACGTCACCGAAGCGGCGTTCGACGCGGCCCGCGGGGGCGCGACCCACTACACCTCGAACGCCGGCCTGCCGGCGCTCCGCGAGGCCATCGCCGACACCCTGGCGGCCGAGTTCGGGGTCCGCCGGACGGCCGGCGAGGTGGTCGTCACGACCGGCGGGATGGAGGCGCTCCACCTCGCCGTGCTGGCGACGGTCGGGCCCGGCGAGGACCTGCTGATCCCCTCCCCCGGCTGGTCGAACTACTGGACGCAGGCGCGACTCGCCGACGCGAACCCGGTCGAGGTTCCGATGCCCGCGCCCGACTACGACCTGGACGCCGAGCGCGTGATCGACCGGATGGGACCGGACACCGCGGCGGTGATGCTCTGCTCGCCCTCGAACCCGACCGGGCGCGTCGCCGATCCGGATGCGGTCCGGGCCATCGTCGAGACCGCCGCCGAGCACGACGCCTACGTCGTCTCCGACGAGGTGTACGGGGCGCTCACCTACGACCGCGACCCCGAGAGCACGGCGTCGATGACGGGCAACCCCGAGCACGTGCTCACGGTCGGCTCCTGCTCGAAGGCGTACGCGATGACCGGCTGGCGGGTCGGCTGGCTCGCGGGCACGTCCGACGTCGTCGACGAGGCGACGAAGGTCCGGGAGTCGACCACCGCTTGCGCGCCGAGCATGGCCCAGCACGCGGCGATCGCCGCGCTCACCGGCCCGCAGGAGCCGTTCGAGGCGATGCACGAGGCGTTCCGCGAGCGCCGGGACTACGTCGACGACCGCCTCGCCGACATGGACGGCGTGACCGCGCCGCGGCCCGAGGGCGCCTTCTACGCGTTCCTAGACCCCGAGACGGACGAGGCCAGCCTCCCGCTGGCCGAGCGCCTGCTGGACGAGGGCGGGGTGGTGCTCGCCCCCGGTGACGGCTTCGGCGAGGCAGGACGGGGACAGCTTCGGCTCTCGTTCGCGAACTCGCTGGCACGGCTGGAGGAGGGGCTGGACCGCATCGAGGCGACGATATAG
- a CDS encoding arsenic resistance protein: protein MDTRSWLRRHQIAVYAVAVTLAVGVGAARPGSAPVVERLIDPVLAVLLYVTFLEIPFVRLRRAFTNGRFMAAALGMNFLVVPVVVWVLTRVLPPEPAILVGVFMVLLTPCIDYVITFAELAGGNSEQLTAATPALMLVQLLLLPAYLWLFMGAEVAEVIEAGPFIEAFLVIIASPLALAWLTEAWAERSRTGESWQETMGWLPVPMMGVTLFVVIASQLPRVGESIGRITAVVPVYVAFLVVMPLLGRLAAGLFRMDVGEGRALVFTSVTRNSLVVLPLALALPAGYGLAPAVVVTQTLVELGGMVVLTRVVPSWLLPEPPSPVSVPERLRGD, encoded by the coding sequence ATGGATACGCGGAGCTGGCTCCGACGGCATCAGATCGCCGTGTACGCGGTCGCGGTCACGCTGGCGGTCGGAGTCGGAGCGGCACGTCCGGGTTCGGCTCCGGTCGTCGAACGGCTGATCGACCCCGTCCTCGCGGTTCTGCTCTACGTGACCTTCCTCGAGATCCCGTTCGTCCGGCTCCGCCGTGCGTTCACGAACGGGCGGTTCATGGCGGCTGCGCTCGGGATGAACTTCCTCGTCGTCCCCGTCGTCGTCTGGGTGCTCACCCGGGTTCTGCCCCCGGAGCCGGCCATCCTGGTGGGCGTGTTCATGGTTCTCCTGACGCCGTGTATCGACTACGTCATCACCTTCGCCGAACTCGCGGGAGGGAATTCCGAACAGCTCACCGCGGCGACGCCGGCCCTGATGCTCGTCCAGCTGCTGTTGCTTCCGGCGTACCTCTGGCTCTTCATGGGGGCCGAGGTCGCCGAAGTCATCGAGGCCGGCCCGTTCATCGAGGCGTTTCTGGTCATCATCGCGTCGCCGCTGGCGCTCGCGTGGCTCACCGAGGCGTGGGCGGAACGCTCCCGGACGGGCGAGTCCTGGCAGGAGACGATGGGGTGGCTTCCCGTCCCGATGATGGGCGTGACGCTGTTCGTCGTCATCGCCTCCCAGCTCCCGCGCGTAGGGGAGTCGATCGGCCGGATCACGGCCGTCGTCCCGGTGTACGTCGCCTTTCTCGTCGTCATGCCGTTGCTCGGACGGCTGGCGGCCGGCCTGTTCCGGATGGACGTCGGTGAGGGCCGGGCGCTCGTGTTCACGTCCGTCACCCGGAACTCGCTGGTCGTCCTCCCGCTGGCGCTGGCACTCCCGGCGGGCTACGGGCTGGCACCGGCAGTCGTCGTCACGCAGACGCTCGTCGAACTGGGCGGGATGGTCGTCCTCACGCGGGTCGTCCCCTCGTGGCTCCTCCCGGAGCCGCCTTCGCCGGTTTCAGTTCCCGAGCGGCTACGTGGCGATTGA
- a CDS encoding SHOCT domain-containing protein, producing MDRSDRRDDRRGCETNFAVDGGRDDADDGDSPLQEAVAGVVTALTLLVAFGLLALEVPFFWVAFPVGFGGVLPAAVAFARYYERNRGRTEEDTEPESDALETLRRRYARDEIDEAEFERRLDALLRTESVEDARADAERRRDRRERERDR from the coding sequence ATGGATCGGTCGGACCGACGGGACGACCGCCGCGGGTGCGAGACGAACTTCGCCGTGGACGGGGGACGCGACGACGCGGACGACGGGGACTCCCCGCTCCAGGAGGCGGTCGCCGGCGTCGTCACCGCGCTCACGCTGCTGGTCGCGTTCGGCCTGCTCGCGCTGGAGGTCCCCTTCTTCTGGGTCGCGTTCCCGGTCGGGTTCGGCGGCGTCCTCCCCGCAGCGGTCGCGTTCGCGAGGTACTACGAGCGCAACCGGGGCCGGACGGAGGAGGACACCGAGCCCGAGTCCGACGCGCTGGAGACGCTCAGGCGCCGCTACGCCCGCGACGAGATCGACGAGGCGGAGTTCGAGCGCCGGCTCGACGCGCTGCTCCGCACCGAGTCGGTCGAGGACGCGCGGGCGGATGCGGAACGACGGCGTGACCGGCGAGAACGCGAGCGGGACCGATAG
- a CDS encoding NUDIX domain-containing protein yields the protein MSSVRATVLGALRRPGTDEYLVQTLEMPPELTDARRFVGGGIEFGETSDDALEREFREELGVDVAAGPVVGTVENVYRWNDRAGHDLVVVREARFADDSLYGTDSFHGIDDGGSFEYDTEWRTVESLLDAPEPFFPRGVADLFAPDGVDHLVSEGD from the coding sequence ATGTCCTCCGTCAGAGCGACGGTACTCGGCGCCCTTCGGCGACCCGGCACGGACGAGTACCTCGTCCAGACCCTCGAGATGCCGCCCGAACTGACAGACGCGCGCCGGTTCGTCGGCGGCGGCATCGAGTTCGGCGAGACGAGCGACGACGCGCTCGAACGCGAGTTCCGGGAGGAACTCGGCGTCGACGTGGCGGCCGGCCCCGTCGTCGGGACCGTCGAGAACGTCTACCGGTGGAACGACCGGGCGGGCCACGACCTCGTGGTCGTCCGCGAGGCCCGATTCGCCGACGACTCGCTGTACGGGACCGACTCGTTCCACGGAATCGACGACGGCGGCTCCTTCGAGTACGACACCGAGTGGCGGACCGTCGAGAGCCTGCTGGACGCGCCCGAACCGTTCTTCCCGCGTGGCGTCGCCGACCTGTTCGCCCCCGACGGCGTCGACCACCTCGTCTCCGAGGGCGACTAA
- a CDS encoding DUF1328 domain-containing protein — MSATSAAPSALTAAVVPLQFGGDLLWLALVFFVLAIIAAFAGFRGVAGLTMEIARILIVVFLILAILTFFL, encoded by the coding sequence ATGTCCGCGACCTCGGCCGCGCCGTCGGCGCTGACCGCCGCCGTCGTGCCGCTCCAGTTCGGCGGCGACCTGCTCTGGCTCGCCCTCGTGTTCTTCGTGCTCGCGATCATCGCCGCCTTCGCGGGGTTCCGCGGCGTCGCGGGGCTCACGATGGAGATCGCCCGGATCCTGATCGTCGTGTTCCTCATCCTCGCCATCCTGACGTTCTTCCTCTAG
- a CDS encoding 4-phosphopantoate--beta-alanine ligase: MTDEETGSEATSGGDESAPPEVDHESELPEDHPRYQSLLTRHRIEEGVERGITSTQGLIAEGRGEAFDYLLGEETLPSADAAARAAAAHLLLAEHPVLSVNGNVAALVPGEIVALADATGADIEVNLFNRSEERMAAIAEHLREHGADEVKGLAANARIPGIAHERAKVDADGIGAADVVLVPLEDGDRAEALGELGKTEIVIDLNPLSRSPRMAAVPIIDNIIRAVPNVTRHARSLSDASREELVRVLQEFDREAALREAERAIREGDLE, encoded by the coding sequence ATGACCGACGAGGAGACGGGTAGCGAGGCGACGAGCGGCGGGGACGAGAGCGCCCCGCCGGAGGTCGACCACGAGTCGGAGCTCCCCGAGGACCACCCCAGGTACCAGTCGCTGCTCACGCGGCACCGCATCGAGGAGGGCGTAGAGCGGGGAATCACCTCCACGCAGGGGCTCATCGCCGAGGGCCGCGGCGAGGCGTTCGACTACCTCCTCGGCGAGGAGACCCTCCCGAGCGCCGACGCCGCGGCCCGCGCGGCGGCCGCCCACCTGCTCCTCGCGGAGCACCCGGTGCTCTCGGTGAACGGCAACGTCGCGGCGCTCGTGCCCGGCGAGATCGTCGCGCTCGCGGACGCGACCGGCGCCGACATCGAGGTGAACCTGTTCAACCGGAGCGAGGAGCGGATGGCGGCCATCGCCGAACACCTCCGCGAGCACGGCGCTGACGAGGTGAAGGGGCTGGCGGCGAACGCGCGCATCCCCGGCATCGCCCACGAGCGGGCGAAGGTCGACGCCGACGGCATCGGCGCGGCCGACGTGGTGCTCGTCCCGCTGGAGGACGGCGACCGCGCGGAGGCGCTCGGCGAACTGGGCAAGACGGAGATCGTCATCGACCTCAACCCGCTGTCGCGCTCACCGCGGATGGCCGCCGTGCCGATCATCGACAACATCATCCGCGCGGTGCCCAACGTCACCCGGCACGCTCGTTCCCTCTCGGACGCGTCGCGGGAGGAACTGGTCCGCGTGCTCCAGGAGTTCGACCGCGAGGCCGCGCTTCGTGAGGCCGAGCGGGCGATCCGTGAGGGCGATCTGGAGTAG
- a CDS encoding molybdopterin-dependent oxidoreductase, producing the protein MFGGARSRLAATFRRVEPPPRVVDWALAATVAFQIGSGLVSFTVGSPGGEWVFWLHSAGGLALVGLLAFKLWRVRRRVTTPAAWDGATPLSVLQALVAVAALATGVFWVVGGNVPFLGWTTLNLHVGLGLALVPLILIHLGSKYHSPRDVDVDRRAALRTGALLVGGALAWQASEATDRLLGGASRRFTGSKPTADLSGAETEGGEFPVTSWVADDPDPVDRDSWTLSVAGLVDEPLELDYGEVDGAADATADEGGGDGADGDAGRESRATLEATLDCTSGWYTIQEWGGVRVGDLLESAGAAEGARYVRFVSVTGYRWSLPVEEARDVLLATRVGGDRLSHGHGAPARLVAPDRRGFQWVKWVERVEVRRRGDPAQWLVTLVSGFD; encoded by the coding sequence ATGTTCGGGGGCGCTCGTTCCCGCCTCGCGGCCACGTTCCGGCGCGTGGAGCCGCCGCCGCGGGTCGTGGACTGGGCGCTCGCCGCGACGGTCGCGTTCCAGATCGGGTCGGGGCTCGTCTCGTTCACCGTCGGCTCGCCCGGCGGCGAGTGGGTGTTCTGGCTCCACTCGGCGGGCGGGCTGGCGCTCGTCGGCCTGCTCGCATTCAAACTGTGGCGCGTCCGCCGGCGGGTCACCACGCCGGCGGCGTGGGACGGCGCGACTCCCCTCTCGGTGCTCCAGGCGCTGGTCGCGGTCGCCGCGCTGGCGACGGGCGTCTTCTGGGTGGTCGGCGGCAACGTGCCGTTCCTCGGCTGGACGACGCTGAACCTCCACGTCGGGCTCGGGCTGGCACTCGTGCCCCTGATTCTGATCCACCTCGGCTCGAAGTACCACTCGCCGCGGGACGTCGACGTTGATCGCCGGGCCGCGCTCCGGACCGGCGCCCTGCTGGTCGGGGGTGCGCTCGCCTGGCAGGCCAGCGAGGCGACGGACCGCCTGCTCGGCGGGGCGTCGCGCCGGTTCACCGGCTCGAAGCCGACCGCGGATCTCTCGGGGGCCGAGACCGAAGGCGGCGAGTTCCCGGTCACGTCGTGGGTCGCGGACGACCCCGACCCGGTGGATCGGGACTCGTGGACGCTCTCGGTCGCCGGGCTGGTCGACGAGCCGCTCGAACTCGACTACGGCGAGGTGGACGGGGCGGCCGACGCCACGGCGGACGAGGGGGGTGGAGACGGGGCTGACGGCGACGCCGGCCGGGAGTCGAGGGCGACGCTCGAAGCCACGCTCGACTGCACCAGCGGCTGGTACACGATCCAGGAGTGGGGCGGCGTCCGCGTCGGCGACCTGCTCGAGTCGGCCGGCGCGGCCGAGGGGGCGCGATACGTCCGCTTCGTCTCGGTGACGGGCTACCGCTGGTCGCTGCCGGTCGAGGAGGCGCGGGACGTCCTGCTGGCGACGCGAGTCGGCGGGGACCGGCTGTCCCACGGCCACGGCGCGCCGGCACGACTCGTCGCCCCCGACCGGCGCGGGTTCCAGTGGGTGAAGTGGGTCGAGCGCGTGGAGGTCCGGCGGCGCGGCGACCCGGCGCAGTGGCTCGTAACCTTGGTCTCGGGGTTCGATTAG
- a CDS encoding pantoate kinase — protein MTDESTAFAPGHVTALFAPYPHEDPARAGSRGAGLALSDGVEVTVRKASAGGAGGQSPSGSGDGDDPADGPRVSLDGDPVGMAAVAGVLTGLGVDAGTEVDVESDLPVGAGFGVSGAAALATALAANDAFGLDRTENELVRVAHVAEVEAGTGLGDVVAQFRGGLPLRLEPGAPGQGEFDGLPARPRVEYVTFGELSTAEVLDGDLDPVRTAGEDALTRLLRDPSLDELLASARTFAEDAGLLVPEVAEAVAAAEAEGSAASMAMLGRTAFALGSGLSDAGYDATACTVHPTGATLRPTERE, from the coding sequence ATGACCGACGAGTCGACCGCGTTCGCGCCCGGCCACGTCACGGCGCTGTTCGCCCCCTACCCCCACGAGGACCCCGCTCGCGCGGGCTCGCGGGGGGCGGGGCTGGCACTCTCGGACGGCGTCGAGGTGACGGTCCGGAAGGCGTCCGCCGGCGGGGCCGGCGGTCAGTCTCCCTCCGGAAGCGGCGACGGGGACGACCCAGCCGACGGGCCGCGCGTCTCCCTCGACGGCGACCCCGTCGGGATGGCGGCCGTGGCGGGCGTCCTGACGGGACTCGGGGTCGACGCGGGGACCGAGGTGGACGTCGAATCCGACCTCCCCGTCGGCGCGGGTTTCGGCGTCTCCGGGGCGGCCGCGCTGGCGACCGCGCTCGCGGCCAACGACGCGTTCGGGCTCGACCGAACCGAGAACGAACTCGTCCGCGTCGCGCACGTCGCCGAGGTGGAAGCCGGAACGGGACTGGGTGACGTGGTCGCGCAGTTCCGGGGCGGCCTCCCCCTTCGACTCGAACCGGGCGCGCCGGGCCAAGGCGAGTTCGACGGGCTGCCCGCCCGGCCGCGGGTCGAGTACGTCACGTTCGGCGAACTCTCGACGGCCGAGGTGCTCGACGGCGACCTCGACCCGGTGCGGACGGCGGGCGAGGACGCGCTGACGCGGCTCCTCCGCGACCCGTCGCTCGACGAACTGCTCGCCTCGGCCCGCACGTTCGCGGAGGACGCCGGCCTGCTCGTCCCGGAGGTCGCCGAGGCCGTCGCGGCCGCGGAGGCCGAGGGATCCGCGGCGTCGATGGCGATGCTCGGCCGGACGGCGTTCGCGCTCGGCTCGGGACTCTCGGACGCGGGCTACGACGCGACCGCCTGTACGGTGCATCCGACCGGGGCGACGCTGCGGCCGACGGAGAGGGAGTGA
- the aspS gene encoding aspartate--tRNA(Asn) ligase: protein MQGRTYTADAEPGDEVTVAGWVHETRDLGGIAFLILRDTSGRIQVKFEKDEMDDELVETGLGVHRESVISVTGEVAEEPRAPTGVEVVPDSVEVVAPADPELPLDPSGKVDAELPTRLDNRTLDLRKDEVKAVFEIRAEILRATRETFRELDCTEINTPKIVATGTEGGTELFPITYFGREAFMNQSPQLFKQLMAGSGLERVFEIGPIFRAEEHNTPRHLNEAHSIDFEGAFCDHHEAMDAAEAVTKAAYEAVAENCEAQLEALDAAEEFSVPSGEFPRLSYEQAIERINATGALDEHLVWGDDLSTEAEHALGQDVGEHYFITDWPSEIKPFYIKDHDDDEELSTGFDMMHPRMELVSGGQREHRHDRLIEGFEQQGLDPEAFEYYTKMFRYGMPPHAGWGMGAERLVMTILGLENIREAVLFPRDRQRLSP from the coding sequence ACGTCGGGCCGCATCCAGGTGAAGTTCGAGAAGGACGAGATGGACGATGAGCTCGTCGAGACCGGACTCGGCGTCCACCGCGAGTCGGTCATCTCCGTGACCGGCGAGGTCGCCGAGGAGCCCCGCGCCCCCACCGGCGTCGAGGTCGTCCCCGACTCGGTCGAGGTCGTCGCCCCCGCGGACCCCGAACTCCCGCTCGATCCCTCCGGCAAGGTCGACGCCGAACTCCCGACGCGGCTCGACAACCGCACGCTCGACCTCCGGAAGGACGAGGTGAAGGCCGTCTTCGAGATCCGCGCCGAGATCCTCCGCGCGACCCGCGAGACGTTCCGCGAGCTCGACTGTACGGAGATCAACACGCCGAAGATCGTCGCCACCGGCACCGAGGGCGGCACGGAGCTGTTCCCGATCACGTACTTCGGCCGCGAGGCGTTCATGAACCAGAGCCCGCAGCTGTTCAAGCAGCTCATGGCCGGCTCCGGCCTGGAGCGCGTCTTCGAGATCGGGCCGATCTTCCGCGCCGAGGAGCACAACACGCCCCGGCACCTGAACGAGGCCCACAGCATCGACTTCGAGGGCGCGTTCTGTGACCACCACGAGGCGATGGACGCCGCCGAGGCCGTCACGAAGGCCGCCTACGAGGCGGTCGCGGAGAACTGCGAGGCTCAACTGGAGGCGCTCGACGCGGCCGAGGAGTTTTCGGTGCCCTCGGGCGAGTTCCCGCGGCTCTCCTACGAGCAGGCCATCGAGCGAATCAACGCCACCGGCGCGCTGGACGAGCACCTCGTCTGGGGCGACGACCTCTCGACGGAGGCCGAACACGCGCTCGGGCAGGACGTCGGCGAGCACTACTTCATCACCGACTGGCCCTCCGAGATCAAGCCGTTCTACATCAAGGACCACGACGACGACGAGGAGCTCTCGACCGGGTTCGACATGATGCACCCGCGGATGGAGCTCGTCTCGGGCGGCCAGCGCGAGCACCGCCACGACCGCCTCATCGAGGGGTTCGAGCAGCAGGGGCTCGATCCCGAGGCGTTCGAGTACTACACGAAGATGTTCCGGTACGGCATGCCGCCCCACGCCGGCTGGGGGATGGGCGCCGAGCGTCTCGTCATGACGATCCTCGGCCTGGAGAACATCCGCGAGGCGGTGCTGTTCCCGCGAGACCGGCAGCGACTGAGCCCGTAA
- a CDS encoding cupin domain-containing protein: protein MERVAVDDVENRVQPAAVLKPLTDALGCTDLALNYYELAPGDSFAFAYHSHDAQEEVFVVIEGEATFETSARPGGTEDAPGEPGSGDVREVSVGPNEAIHFAPGEFQRGWNRGDERVRAFALGAPLVYEGGETLVECPECGDRTEHDIVDADDEPAARAVVCTECGTETQRWRRGPDGENEWV from the coding sequence ATGGAACGGGTCGCCGTCGACGACGTGGAGAACAGGGTCCAGCCCGCCGCGGTGTTGAAGCCGCTGACCGACGCGCTCGGCTGTACGGACCTCGCGCTGAACTACTACGAACTCGCCCCGGGCGACTCCTTCGCGTTCGCGTACCACAGCCACGACGCGCAGGAGGAAGTGTTCGTGGTGATCGAGGGCGAGGCGACGTTCGAGACGAGCGCGCGGCCGGGCGGCACGGAGGACGCCCCGGGCGAACCCGGGAGCGGCGACGTCCGCGAGGTTTCGGTCGGCCCGAACGAGGCGATCCACTTTGCTCCGGGCGAGTTCCAGCGCGGCTGGAACCGCGGCGACGAACGGGTTCGCGCGTTCGCACTCGGCGCGCCGCTCGTCTACGAAGGCGGCGAGACGCTGGTCGAGTGCCCCGAGTGCGGCGATCGCACCGAACACGACATCGTCGACGCCGACGACGAACCGGCGGCGAGGGCCGTCGTCTGTACCGAGTGTGGCACGGAGACGCAGCGCTGGCGGCGCGGTCCGGACGGCGAGAACGAGTGGGTATGA
- a CDS encoding UPF0175 family protein has translation MGSISARLPDDEQAELEEVADLLSSDRSTTIRRALREGLRELRVERAVERYQSGDVSVNEAARIAGVSLGEWLEIARERNLTTQLIPSDLDRDAETALDI, from the coding sequence ATGGGTTCGATCAGCGCACGACTCCCCGACGACGAGCAGGCGGAACTCGAGGAGGTCGCCGATCTGCTCTCGTCGGACCGTAGTACCACGATCCGACGGGCGCTCAGGGAGGGACTCCGCGAGCTTCGGGTGGAACGGGCCGTCGAACGGTATCAGTCCGGCGACGTCTCGGTCAACGAGGCGGCGCGCATCGCCGGCGTCAGCCTCGGCGAGTGGCTGGAGATCGCCCGGGAGCGGAACCTGACGACGCAGTTGATCCCCTCGGACCTGGATCGTGACGCCGAGACGGCACTCGACATCTGA